In one window of Romboutsia hominis DNA:
- the agaB gene encoding PTS galactosamine transporter subunit IIB, with product MPNIVLTRIDNRLIHGQVATMWSSSVGANLLLVANDEVCANEFRQGLMDMAAPSFAQTRYFSIEKTINIIDKASDAQHIAIICETPQDVVRLVEGGVPIKEVNIGNMHMAEGKRQVSKAVCVDDDDVKAFRRLQELGVKLEIRRVPSESAESLDELFK from the coding sequence ATGCCAAATATAGTATTAACAAGAATCGATAACAGATTGATACATGGTCAAGTAGCGACAATGTGGTCTTCAAGTGTAGGAGCAAATTTATTATTAGTTGCAAATGATGAGGTATGTGCTAATGAATTTAGACAAGGTCTTATGGATATGGCAGCACCAAGCTTTGCGCAAACTAGATATTTTAGTATAGAAAAAACTATAAATATAATAGACAAAGCAAGTGATGCTCAACATATAGCAATAATATGTGAAACTCCACAAGATGTAGTGAGATTAGTAGAAGGTGGAGTACCAATAAAAGAAGTTAATATAGGAAATATGCATATGGCAGAAGGGAAAAGACAAGTATCTAAAGCTGTATGCGTAGATGATGATGACGTCAAAGCATTTAGACGTCTTCAAGAACTTGGTGTGAAGCTAGAAATCAGAAGGGTTCCAAGTGAATCTGCTGAGAGTCTAGATGAACTATTTAAATAA
- a CDS encoding MarR family winged helix-turn-helix transcriptional regulator: MADDKLESIVQNFVKIMPLFQKKIIRNECGFRNDTFNHSHFQIMEVLRRKGTQPISEVAKKLLISTPNMTKLLNKLINEGMVERAHDTKDRRIVNISLTDKGDQYLKDKFNLMKDTLKNRLSTIPDDQLNKLNTSLENLKEVLMEISSDN, translated from the coding sequence ATGGCTGATGATAAATTAGAATCTATAGTTCAAAATTTTGTAAAGATAATGCCATTATTTCAAAAGAAAATAATTAGGAATGAATGTGGTTTTAGAAATGATACATTCAATCATTCTCACTTCCAAATAATGGAAGTTCTTAGACGTAAGGGTACTCAACCAATTTCTGAAGTTGCTAAAAAGCTGTTAATTTCAACACCAAATATGACAAAACTTCTTAATAAACTTATAAATGAAGGAATGGTTGAAAGAGCTCATGATACAAAAGATCGTAGAATAGTTAATATTAGCTTAACTGATAAAGGAGATCAATATTTAAAAGATAAGTTTAATCTTATGAAAGATACTTTAAAAAATAGGCTTTCAACTATTCCAGACGACCAACTTAATAAATTAAATACATCTCTTGAGAATTTAAAAGAGGTATTAATGGAAATAAGCTCAGACAATTAA
- a CDS encoding PTS mannose/fructose/sorbose/N-acetylgalactosamine transporter subunit IIC, protein MELSFIQIGLILIVTMIAAIDQFNFLESFYRPIVIGPIIGAIMGDLQTGLIVGGSYELMMIGAMPVGGAQPPNAVIGGIMATVFAIQSGLDTSAALPLAIPFALLGQYAVTALFTVMSPLMGLCDKAADEANPKGIDRVNYMAMGILAVSFALIVLAGLLSGQAIGETLTKVLPQWVWDGLTAAGKMMPALGFAMLLKVMLSKEYALFMMLGFVLVAYGKLPLLAIAIVGIAAAVYDFHVSMKTKNTGGGIGDGI, encoded by the coding sequence ATGGAATTAAGTTTTATTCAAATTGGTCTTATATTAATAGTTACAATGATAGCAGCAATAGACCAATTTAACTTCTTAGAGTCCTTTTATAGACCGATAGTAATTGGTCCTATAATAGGAGCTATAATGGGAGATTTACAAACAGGACTTATAGTTGGTGGTTCATATGAACTTATGATGATAGGAGCAATGCCAGTAGGAGGAGCACAACCTCCAAATGCAGTTATAGGTGGAATAATGGCTACAGTATTTGCTATTCAATCAGGATTAGATACTTCAGCTGCACTACCTCTTGCAATACCATTTGCATTACTTGGTCAATATGCAGTAACAGCTTTATTTACAGTAATGTCTCCATTAATGGGACTATGTGATAAGGCAGCAGATGAGGCTAATCCAAAAGGTATAGATAGAGTCAATTATATGGCTATGGGAATATTAGCAGTATCATTTGCATTGATAGTTTTAGCTGGATTATTATCAGGTCAGGCAATAGGAGAAACTTTAACAAAAGTATTACCACAATGGGTTTGGGATGGACTAACTGCAGCAGGTAAGATGATGCCAGCACTAGGATTTGCAATGTTACTTAAAGTTATGTTAAGTAAAGAATATGCATTATTTATGATGTTAGGATTTGTTTTAGTAGCATATGGTAAATTACCACTTTTAGCTATAGCTATAGTAGGTATAGCTGCAGCAGTTTATGACTTCCATGTAAGTATGAAAACTAAAAATACAGGAGGAGGTATAGGCGATGGCATCTAA
- a CDS encoding PTS sugar transporter subunit IIA → MIIITGHGNFGSGLKSSLDLIAGKYDFIKTVDFTENKSSDDLKEEIRNIVKDTYNKVYIFTDLPGGTPFKVSSELTLEHSNIEVFCGTNLPMLVESTMMVSLGFEIDSEAIKTAGINSIKPPIRKVVLAEDGI, encoded by the coding sequence ATGATAATAATAACAGGACATGGGAATTTTGGAAGTGGACTTAAAAGTAGTTTGGATTTAATTGCAGGAAAATATGATTTTATAAAAACTGTTGATTTTACAGAAAATAAATCATCAGATGATTTAAAAGAAGAAATAAGAAACATAGTTAAAGATACTTATAATAAAGTATATATATTTACAGATTTACCTGGAGGAACTCCTTTTAAGGTTAGTAGTGAATTAACATTAGAACATTCGAATATAGAAGTTTTTTGTGGAACTAATCTGCCAATGCTAGTTGAATCTACTATGATGGTGTCTCTAGGATTTGAGATTGATAGTGAGGCTATAAAGACAGCTGGAATAAACAGTATAAAACCGCCAATAAGAAAAGTTGTGTTGGCTGAAGATGGAATATAA
- a CDS encoding PTS sugar transporter subunit IIBC codes for MKNIVVICENLQSAEAIKLAGKELGINVVCEIQENCKIQNEISEAEIRKACAVLFVISFEVEDIEKIERFIDCEYYEVEPKYVINDAKSVIKEIMEEIN; via the coding sequence ATGAAGAATATAGTAGTTATATGTGAAAATTTACAAAGTGCTGAAGCAATAAAGTTAGCAGGAAAAGAATTAGGGATAAATGTAGTTTGTGAAATACAAGAAAATTGCAAAATACAAAATGAAATAAGTGAAGCTGAAATTAGAAAAGCATGTGCAGTATTATTTGTAATAAGCTTTGAAGTGGAAGATATAGAAAAGATAGAAAGATTTATAGATTGTGAATACTATGAAGTAGAGCCTAAGTATGTTATAAATGATGCAAAATCAGTAATTAAAGAGATAATGGAAGAAATAAATTAG
- a CDS encoding ABC transporter ATP-binding protein, whose translation MSVKKSKRPMRMGGGPSMMAGSEKAKDFKGTMKKLLNRLSPYKVSLIFVVLFAIGSAVFTIVGPKILGNATTEIFEGLVSKVSGSGSGIDFTSISKTLAMLVGLYVISALFSFVQTFVTSDISQKVSYNLRKEISEKINKLPLKYFDGTTNGEVLSRVTNDVDAISQNLNQILSQMITAATVLIGVLVMMLSISVSMTLVTLVIIPLALVFISIVVKKSQKHFKDQQEYLGHTNGHIEEIYSGHNIMKAFNGEEKAIEEFNELNNTLYNSAWKSQALSGMMMPIMTFIGNLGYVMVAIMGGYLTIKKKIEVGDILSFIQYVRSFMQPIAQTAQIANVMQQTAAAAERVFEFLSEDEEMEETKTPVSTENIKGEVEFENVNFGYSDDKIIINDFSIKIKSGQKVAIVGPTGAGKTTIVKLLMRFYELNSGKILIDGHDIKEFTRRDLRNLFGMVLQDTWLFNGSIMDNIRYGNLKASDEEVIKAAKLAHADHFIKTLSDGYNMEINEEANNISQGQKQLLTIARAILADPKILILDEATSSVDTRTEVLIQQAMENLMEGRTSFIIAHRLSTIRNADLILVMKDGDIVEQGSHDELLKEGGFYSELYNSQFEEVEAC comes from the coding sequence ATGAGTGTTAAGAAAAGCAAAAGACCTATGAGAATGGGTGGAGGACCTTCTATGATGGCAGGTTCAGAAAAAGCAAAAGACTTTAAAGGGACTATGAAAAAATTACTTAATCGTTTAAGTCCATATAAAGTGTCATTAATATTTGTTGTATTATTTGCTATAGGTAGTGCGGTATTTACTATAGTGGGACCTAAAATATTAGGTAATGCAACAACAGAAATATTTGAAGGATTAGTAAGCAAAGTAAGTGGAAGCGGAAGCGGAATAGATTTTACTAGCATATCAAAAACACTAGCTATGCTAGTTGGATTATATGTTATAAGTGCACTGTTTTCATTTGTTCAGACATTTGTTACATCTGATATATCACAAAAGGTATCTTATAATTTAAGAAAAGAGATATCAGAAAAAATAAACAAATTACCTCTTAAATACTTTGATGGAACAACAAACGGAGAAGTATTATCGAGAGTTACTAACGATGTAGATGCAATAAGTCAAAACTTAAACCAAATACTATCACAGATGATAACTGCAGCGACAGTACTTATAGGTGTACTAGTGATGATGTTATCAATAAGTGTAAGTATGACTTTAGTAACTTTAGTAATAATACCTTTAGCATTAGTATTTATAAGTATTGTTGTTAAAAAATCTCAAAAACACTTTAAAGATCAACAAGAGTACTTAGGTCACACTAATGGTCACATAGAGGAAATATATAGTGGGCACAATATAATGAAAGCATTTAATGGTGAAGAAAAAGCTATTGAAGAATTTAATGAGCTAAACAATACATTATATAATTCTGCTTGGAAATCTCAAGCATTATCTGGAATGATGATGCCTATAATGACTTTTATAGGAAACTTAGGATATGTAATGGTAGCTATAATGGGTGGATATCTTACAATAAAGAAAAAAATAGAAGTTGGGGATATACTATCATTTATTCAATATGTAAGATCATTTATGCAACCAATAGCACAAACAGCTCAAATTGCCAATGTAATGCAACAAACGGCAGCTGCTGCTGAAAGAGTATTTGAATTCTTAAGTGAAGATGAAGAAATGGAAGAAACTAAAACACCTGTATCAACTGAAAATATTAAAGGTGAAGTTGAATTTGAAAATGTAAACTTTGGATACAGTGATGATAAAATAATAATAAATGATTTCTCAATAAAAATAAAATCAGGTCAAAAAGTAGCGATAGTAGGTCCTACAGGAGCAGGTAAAACTACAATAGTAAAACTTCTTATGAGATTCTATGAGTTAAATAGTGGAAAGATATTAATAGATGGACACGATATAAAAGAATTTACAAGAAGAGATTTAAGAAATCTATTTGGTATGGTTTTACAAGATACTTGGTTATTTAATGGAAGTATAATGGATAATATACGTTATGGAAACCTTAAAGCGAGTGATGAAGAGGTTATAAAAGCAGCAAAACTTGCGCATGCAGATCACTTTATAAAGACATTAAGTGATGGATATAATATGGAAATAAATGAAGAGGCTAACAATATATCTCAAGGTCAAAAACAATTACTAACAATAGCAAGAGCTATACTTGCAGACCCAAAAATATTAATATTAGATGAAGCAACAAGCTCTGTTGATACTCGTACAGAAGTATTAATACAACAAGCTATGGAAAATCTTATGGAAGGTAGAACAAGCTTTATAATAGCTCATAGATTATCTACTATAAGAAATGCTGATTTAATATTAGTAATGAAAGATGGGGACATAGTAGAACAAGGTAGTCATGATGAATTACTAAAAGAAGGCGGATTCTATTCTGAATTATACAATAGTCAGTTTGAAGAAGTAGAAGCCTGTTAA
- a CDS encoding PTS system mannose/fructose/sorbose family transporter subunit IID, translating into MASNTEALKSQREYIDKTEGETLDNKTLNQMAWRSMFLQASFNYERMQAGGWLYSILPGLKKIHKNKEDLSTSMKHNMEFFNCHPFLITFVMGIILSLEQKKADVQTIRALRVAAMGPLGGIGDAIFWFTLLPISAGIGANLSLQGSILGPIIFFVLFNIVHLGLRFGLMHWSYKVGVEGITKLTKNAKEFTRSATVLGMIVVGALIASYVNINIVTPEYLSMSGTIDLQKILDSIMPCLLPLGLTFGMYGLVKKNVSPLVNILVLVVIGLIGAFLGIL; encoded by the coding sequence ATGGCATCTAATACAGAAGCATTAAAAAGTCAAAGAGAGTATATCGATAAAACAGAAGGCGAAACTCTTGACAATAAAACATTAAATCAAATGGCTTGGAGATCAATGTTTTTACAAGCATCATTTAACTATGAAAGAATGCAAGCTGGAGGATGGTTATACTCTATACTTCCAGGGCTTAAAAAAATACACAAAAACAAAGAAGATTTATCAACATCAATGAAACATAATATGGAGTTTTTCAACTGCCATCCGTTTTTAATAACATTTGTTATGGGGATAATATTATCTCTTGAACAAAAAAAGGCAGATGTTCAAACTATACGTGCTCTAAGAGTTGCAGCAATGGGACCTTTAGGTGGTATAGGAGATGCAATATTCTGGTTTACATTATTACCAATATCTGCAGGTATAGGAGCGAATCTTTCTTTACAAGGAAGTATATTAGGACCAATTATATTCTTTGTGTTATTTAATATAGTACATTTAGGATTGAGATTTGGTCTTATGCATTGGTCATATAAAGTTGGTGTTGAAGGTATAACTAAGCTTACTAAAAATGCTAAAGAATTTACTAGATCAGCTACAGTACTTGGTATGATAGTAGTAGGAGCATTAATAGCATCATATGTAAATATAAATATAGTTACTCCAGAATACTTAAGTATGTCTGGAACTATAGACTTACAAAAGATACTAGATTCTATAATGCCATGTTTATTACCTCTTGGATTAACATTTGGAATGTATGGATTAGTTAAGAAAAATGTTTCCCCGTTAGTTAATATATTAGTATTAGTAGTAATAGGATTAATAGGAGCATTCTTAGGTATACTCTAG
- a CDS encoding VOC family protein, whose translation MNFKFCHNNFNVLNLEKSLEFYEKALGLKEVRRKEAEDGSFILVYLGDGESDYTLELTWLRDWDRPYNLGDNEFHLALRVDDFDKAHKLHKDMGCICFENEAMGIYFIADPDNYWIEILPQNM comes from the coding sequence ATGAATTTTAAATTTTGCCACAATAACTTTAATGTATTAAATCTTGAGAAAAGTCTTGAGTTTTATGAAAAAGCATTAGGTCTTAAAGAAGTAAGAAGAAAAGAAGCTGAAGACGGAAGTTTCATATTAGTTTATTTAGGTGATGGAGAAAGTGATTATACGCTAGAATTAACTTGGTTAAGAGATTGGGATAGACCGTATAATTTAGGAGATAATGAATTCCATCTAGCTCTTAGAGTAGATGACTTTGATAAAGCTCACAAATTACATAAGGATATGGGATGTATATGTTTTGAGAATGAAGCTATGGGAATTTATTTTATAGCAGATCCAGATAATTACTGGATAGAAATACTTCCTCAAAATATGTAA
- a CDS encoding ABC transporter ATP-binding protein has protein sequence MFKIFKYSKPFIVSIIMAVMLLVVQAMCDLSLPDYTSNIVNVGIQQSGIENAVPVVIRETEFKKLKIFMNDTEKEKVEKYYNLIDKEDLSDKEYNKEVEKYPALKNEPLYQLNTKDKDVIDSLNKIMSDSMMRVAAINMASDKGDIPNVPKGTDIWPMIENMPKAQLDTMMKPIDEKIDDLDPSMLTQSAIYAVKTEYEKIGMDLTKLQNNYIFKTGAIMIVIALVGMAATISVVYIAGRVGAGVGRNIRKDVFRKVVGFSNVEFNKFSTASLITRSTNDIQQIQVFTAMFIKMVFYAPILGIGGVLKVLDTDTSMSWIIGVAIGAILIVVTVLFSLAIPKFNRVQKLIDKLNLVTRESLTGMLVIRAFSTQKIEEERFDETNTLLRKTNTFVNRIMTMMMPTMMLIMNITTVLIVWVGAKQIDAGAMQVGDMMAFIQYSMQIIMAFLMISMLSVILPRAAVSAKRIMEVLGTEVSIKDVENTKIFDDSKDGEVEFKNVSFKYPNAEDNVLSDISFVAKPGQTTAFIGSTGSGKSTLINLIPRFFDATEGEVLVNGVNIKDVSQHDLREKIGYVPQKGVLFSGTIDSNIKYGARDISKEEVERAAQTAQAMEFISTKPEKFETEISQGGTNVSGGQKQRLSIARALAKKPKIFIFDDSFSALDLKTDAKLRKELKNQTGDSTVLIVAQRISTIMNAEQIIVLDEGKMVGKGTHQELIENCDVYKQIALSQLSKEELVNEC, from the coding sequence ATGTTTAAGATTTTTAAATACTCAAAACCGTTTATTGTGTCAATTATTATGGCGGTTATGCTTTTAGTAGTTCAAGCAATGTGTGATTTATCATTGCCTGATTATACTTCAAACATAGTAAACGTAGGAATTCAACAAAGTGGTATAGAAAATGCAGTACCAGTTGTTATAAGAGAAACAGAATTTAAGAAGTTAAAAATATTTATGAACGACACTGAAAAAGAAAAGGTTGAAAAATATTATAACTTGATAGACAAAGAAGACTTAAGTGACAAGGAGTATAACAAAGAAGTTGAAAAGTATCCTGCACTTAAGAATGAACCTTTATACCAATTAAATACTAAAGATAAAGATGTTATAGATAGCTTAAACAAGATAATGTCTGACTCTATGATGAGAGTAGCAGCTATAAATATGGCTAGTGATAAAGGCGATATACCAAATGTACCAAAGGGTACTGATATATGGCCTATGATAGAAAATATGCCAAAGGCTCAATTAGATACTATGATGAAGCCTATTGATGAAAAAATAGATGATTTAGATCCTAGCATGCTTACTCAATCAGCTATTTATGCAGTTAAAACTGAATATGAAAAAATAGGCATGGACTTAACTAAGTTACAAAACAATTATATATTCAAAACAGGAGCGATAATGATAGTAATAGCTCTTGTAGGTATGGCAGCTACAATATCAGTAGTTTATATAGCTGGTAGAGTTGGTGCAGGTGTAGGAAGAAATATACGTAAAGATGTATTTAGAAAAGTTGTAGGATTTTCTAATGTAGAATTTAACAAATTTTCTACAGCATCACTTATAACTCGTAGTACAAATGATATACAACAGATACAAGTATTTACTGCGATGTTTATAAAGATGGTATTTTATGCTCCAATACTAGGGATAGGTGGGGTATTAAAAGTACTAGATACAGATACTTCTATGTCTTGGATAATAGGAGTGGCTATTGGTGCAATACTAATAGTTGTTACAGTATTATTTAGTTTAGCTATACCGAAGTTTAATAGAGTTCAAAAGCTTATAGATAAATTAAACCTAGTAACACGTGAATCATTAACAGGAATGTTAGTTATAAGAGCTTTTAGTACTCAAAAAATAGAAGAAGAAAGATTTGATGAAACAAATACTCTTTTAAGAAAAACAAATACATTTGTAAATCGTATAATGACTATGATGATGCCGACTATGATGCTTATTATGAATATAACAACTGTACTAATAGTATGGGTTGGGGCTAAGCAAATAGATGCAGGTGCGATGCAAGTCGGGGATATGATGGCATTTATACAATACTCTATGCAAATAATAATGGCATTCTTAATGATATCAATGTTATCAGTAATACTTCCAAGAGCAGCTGTATCAGCTAAGCGTATAATGGAAGTACTAGGTACAGAAGTATCTATAAAAGATGTTGAAAACACTAAAATATTTGATGATTCAAAAGATGGAGAAGTTGAATTTAAAAACGTATCATTTAAATACCCTAATGCAGAAGATAATGTATTAAGTGATATAAGTTTTGTTGCTAAGCCAGGTCAAACAACTGCATTTATAGGAAGTACAGGAAGTGGTAAATCAACTCTAATAAACCTTATACCTCGTTTCTTTGATGCTACTGAGGGAGAAGTTTTAGTAAATGGAGTTAATATAAAGGACGTAAGCCAACACGATCTTAGAGAAAAAATAGGATATGTACCTCAAAAAGGAGTTTTATTCTCTGGAACAATAGATAGTAATATAAAATATGGTGCAAGAGATATAAGTAAGGAAGAAGTTGAAAGAGCAGCACAAACAGCTCAAGCAATGGAGTTTATATCTACTAAGCCAGAAAAATTCGAAACTGAAATATCTCAAGGTGGTACGAATGTATCTGGAGGTCAAAAGCAAAGACTTTCTATCGCTCGTGCTTTAGCTAAAAAGCCTAAGATATTTATATTTGATGATAGTTTCTCAGCTTTAGATTTAAAAACAGATGCAAAACTTAGAAAAGAACTGAAAAATCAAACTGGAGATTCAACAGTTTTAATAGTAGCTCAAAGAATCAGTACTATAATGAATGCAGAGCAAATAATAGTGCTTGATGAAGGAAAGATGGTAGGTAAAGGAACTCATCAAGAGCTAATAGAAAACTGTGACGTATATAAGCAAATTGCACTATCTCAGTTATCAAAGGAGGAGTTAGTCAATGAGTGTTAA
- a CDS encoding MFS transporter has translation MDLILFKFLYFLLFFGLSSIAGMLIPFLQYKGFSPIETATLISFYTVSGILGQLIAGCCCDKLKTIKKIFIFSLLGVMFSTALAIFINIKILFYISFVIMGFFYYILTSIPDSWVIESGENAKSKFGFFRAFGSTGWAFGVLASGIITEKYGYHILNIIYLIMLSLTLFISLKIKDTVKEYKGCGNLKELFNNKEYILTVIILLIICIPFRGYCQLVPYRIEYVGGNTVNLGIFNFISSISEIAMLILAQKIMHKLSPDKLLLLSPLGLFLQILILRFGSNINIIYISAVLQAFTLPIILVVGKIIIDRISPSNLKTSSQLVAFAIFNSVSTIIGTASVGYFIEKFSLDKANLFLLGCNMLSILGALYYDRNIKDRTI, from the coding sequence TTGGATTTAATTTTATTTAAGTTTTTGTATTTTCTATTATTCTTTGGATTATCAAGTATAGCAGGAATGCTGATTCCATTTTTACAATATAAAGGGTTTAGTCCAATAGAAACGGCTACATTAATAAGTTTTTACACTGTAAGCGGAATTTTGGGACAACTAATAGCAGGTTGTTGCTGTGATAAATTAAAAACAATTAAAAAAATATTTATATTTTCTTTATTAGGTGTAATGTTTAGTACAGCTTTAGCTATTTTTATAAATATTAAAATATTATTTTATATTAGTTTTGTAATTATGGGATTTTTTTATTATATATTGACTAGTATACCTGATAGTTGGGTAATAGAAAGTGGAGAAAATGCAAAGTCAAAATTTGGATTTTTTAGAGCTTTTGGTTCAACTGGGTGGGCATTTGGAGTATTAGCATCAGGAATTATAACAGAAAAGTATGGATATCATATATTAAACATAATATATCTAATAATGTTGTCATTAACTCTATTTATAAGCCTTAAGATAAAAGATACGGTAAAAGAATATAAGGGTTGTGGAAATTTAAAAGAGTTATTCAATAATAAAGAATATATACTCACTGTAATTATATTATTAATAATTTGTATCCCGTTTAGAGGATACTGTCAGTTAGTACCTTATAGAATAGAATATGTAGGGGGAAACACTGTAAACTTAGGAATATTTAATTTTATAAGCTCAATAAGTGAGATAGCTATGCTTATTTTAGCACAAAAAATTATGCATAAATTAAGTCCTGACAAATTATTATTATTATCACCATTAGGACTATTTCTTCAAATACTAATCCTAAGATTTGGAAGTAATATAAATATTATATATATTAGTGCTGTCCTACAAGCATTTACATTACCAATAATATTAGTAGTAGGAAAAATAATAATAGATAGAATATCTCCTAGTAATTTAAAAACATCATCACAGTTAGTAGCATTTGCTATATTTAATAGTGTATCAACTATAATTGGAACTGCTAGTGTTGGATATTTTATAGAGAAGTTTTCCTTGGATAAAGCTAATTTATTTCTATTAGGGTGTAATATGCTATCTATATTAGGCGCATTATATTACGACAGAAATATTAAAGATAGGACTATATAA